One window of the Perca flavescens isolate YP-PL-M2 chromosome 5, PFLA_1.0, whole genome shotgun sequence genome contains the following:
- the jak2b gene encoding tyrosine-protein kinase JAK2 — MASLPAMDTVTDTCPAVHQNGNAHRESPDTRPAAAVMKLHFYHSSQGAADCSFLSYPPGDYVAEELCIDAAKACSISPLYCNLFALFRERDRLWFSPNHIFQIDELASEDVFFRIRYYFPGWYSGGASRAYRFGAAKGSESPVLDDFVMSYLFSQWRNDFVNGLVKIPNSHETQEECLGMAVLDMTRTAKERQISPLDIYHTISYKSFLPKDMRAWIQDCNFLTRKRIRFRFKRFIQQFSQCRTTARDLKLKYLISMESLEKAFYTETFQVRELSSGQLIILVAADSGIQWCREKLKDSDQELQTLCDFPDVTDISIKQASREGATESRVVTINKQDGKNLELEFPSLSEALSFVSLIDGYYRLTSDAHHYLCKEVAPPRLVEAIASHCHGPISMEFAINRLQRCGNKRGLYILRCSPKDFNKYFLTFPVEVYAAVEYKHCQITRSASGEFNLSGTKRNFSSLQELLSCYQKETVRSDSVLFQFSKCCPPKSKEKSCLLVCRSNKGSEVPLSPSLHRHNISQMVFHKIRKEDLEFMESLGQGTFTKIFKGVRKELGDYGLVHQTEVVMKVLDEAHRNYSESFFEAASMMSQLSHKHLILNYGVCVCGEENIMVQEYVKFGSLDTYLKKNKNSINILWKLEVAKQLAWAMNFLEEKHLVHGNVCAKNVLLIREDDRRAGNPPFIKLSDPGISITVLPKEILIERIPWVSPECVEDPDNLSMAADKWSFGTTLWEICSGGEKPLATLDNSKKTLFYNDHHQLPAPKWTELANLITSCMDYEPTFRPTFRAVIRDLHSLFTPDYELIVDSDILPNRTVGSGWSTGGFEMQEPAQFEERHLIFLQQLGKGNFGSVEMCRYDPLQDNTGEVVAVKKLQHSTAEHIRDFEREIEILKSLQHENIVKYKGVCYSAGRRNLCLVMEYLPFGSLRDYLMKNKERIDHKKLAHYMSQICKGMEYLSSKRYIHRDLATRNILVESELRVKIGDFGLTKVLPQDKEYYMVKEPGESPIFWYAPESLTESKFSVASDVWSFGVVLYELFTHSDKNSSPPAVFMSMMGNDKQGQLIVYHLIELLKSGSRLPQPLGCPTEIHEIMEECWDDDPGLRPSFKELALRIDLFRDSKEF; from the exons ATGGCCTCCCTGCCAGCCATGGATACTGTGACTGACACATGCCCTGCAGTGCACCAAAATGGGAACGCCCATCGGGAATCTCCAGACACAAGGCCAGCCGCTGCTGTTATGAAGCTTCATTTCTACCACAGCAGCCAAGGAGCGGCCGACTGCAGCTTCCTCAGCTACCCACCTGGGGACTATGTGGCTGAGGAGCTTTGTATAGATGCAGCTAAGGCATGCA GTATATCACCTCTGTACTGCAACCTTTTTGCTCTCTTTCGAGAGCGAGACCGCTTGTGGTTTTCACCCAACCACATCTTCCAGATTGACGAACTGGCTTCTGAAGATGTGTTCTTCAGAATAAG GTACTACTTCCCTGGCTGGTACAGTGGTGGGGCATCCCGAGCATATCGATTTGGGGCCGCCAAGGGGTCAGAAAGCCCTGTCCTTGATGACTTTGTAATGTCTTACCTCTTTTCTCAG tggAGGAATGACTTTGTCAATGGCTTAGTGAAGATCCCCAACTCCCATGAGACTCAGGAAGAGTGCCTCGGTATGGCTGTACTCGATATGACAAGGACAGCCAAGGAGAGACAGATATCACCGCTGGATATCTACCACACAATAAG CTACAAGTCCTTCTTGCCAAAGGACATGAGAGCTTGGATCCAGGACTGCAACTTCTTGACACGCAAACGAATCCGATTTCGCTTTAAGCGCTTCATCCAACAGTTCAGTCAGTGTCGGACCACAGCGCGCGACCTCAAGCTCAAGTACCTCATCAGCATGGAGTCCCTGGAGAAGGCCTTCTACACAGAGACATTCCAGGTCAGGGAACTGTCCAGCGGACAGCTCATTATCCTGGTGGCAGCGGACAGTGGCATCCAGTGGTGTCGAGAGAAACTGAAAGATTCTGACCAG GAGCTGCAGACCTTGTGTGACTTCCCTGATGTCACCGACATCAGCATCAAACAGGCCAGCAGGGAGGGTGCTACAGAGAGTCGGGTGGTCACCATCAACAAACAAGATGGCAAGAATCTG GAGCTGGAGTTCCCCAGCCTGTCTGAAGCCCTCTCCTTTGTGTCCCTCATTGATGGCTACTATCGACTGACATCAGATGCACATCACTACCTTTGTAAAGAAGTGGCTCCTCCTAGGCTTGTGGAGGCTATTGCTTCCCATTGCCATGGCCCCATCTC AATGGAGTTTGCCATTAACCGGCTTCAGAGGTGTGGGAACAAGCGAGGGTTGTACATTTTGAGATGTAGCCCTAAAGACTTCAACAAGTATTTTCTGACTTTCCCTGTTGAG GTGTATGCTGCTGTAGAATACAAGCACTGCCAGATAACCAGGTCTGCCAGCGGGGAGTTTAACCTTAGTGGAACCAAAAGAAACTTCAGCAGCTTGCAGGAGCTTCTCAGCTGCTACCAAAAGGAAACCGTGCGCTCTGACAGCGTTCTTTTCCAATTCAGCAAGTGCTGTCCACCTAAATCCAAAG AAAAGTCCTGCCTCCTCGTGTGCAGGAGCAACAAGGGCTCTGAAGTGCCTCTATCTCCATCTCTACATCGACACAACATCAGTCAGATGGTGTTTCACAAGATCAGGAAAGAAGATCTGGAATTT ATGGAGAGTCTAGGCCAAGGGACATTTACCAAGATCTTCAAAGGGGTCCGCAAGGAGCTGGGAGATTATGGACTTGTGCACCAAACCGAAGTTGTCATGAAAGTTCTGGACGAAGCCCACAGGAACTACTCTGAG TCTTTCTTTGAAGCTGCCAGCATGATGAGCCAGTTGTCCCATAAGCACCTGATCCTTAactatggtgtgtgtgtctgcggaGAAGAAA ATATCATGGTGCAGGAGTATGTGAAGTTTGGTTCGCTGGACACCTActtgaagaagaacaagaactCAATAAATATCCTATGGAAGCTGGAGGTGGCTAAGCAGCTTGCCTGGGCCATGAACTTCCTG GAGGAAAAGCATCTTGTCCACGGGAATGTATGTGCGAAAAATGTTCTTCTTATCAGAGAGGACGACCGGCGGGCTGGGAACCCCCCCTTCATCAAACTGAGTGACCCTGGCATCAGCATCACGGTCTTACCCAAAGAAA TCCTGATTGAGAGGATCCCTTGGGTGTCCCCTGAGTGTGTTGAGGACCCTGACAACCTGAGCATGGCTGCAGACAAGTGGAGCTTTGGCACCACACTGTGGGAGATCTGCAGTGGTGGGGAGAAACCTTTAGCAACACTGGACAACTCTAAG AAAACCCTGTTCTACAATGACCACCACCAGCTTCCTGCACCAAAGTGGACCGAACTAGCTAATCTGATTACCAGCTGCATGGACTACGAGCCCACATTCAGGCCCACATTTCGTGCCGTTATCCGTGACCTCCACAGCCTCTTCACACCAG ACTACGAGTTGATCGTGGACAGTGACATCCTGCCAAACAGGACCGTGGGCTCCGGTTGGTCCACTGGGGGCTTTGAGATGCAGGAGCCGGCTCAGTTTGAAGAGAGACACCTCATATTCCTACAACAGCTAGGGAAG GGAAACTTTGGCAGTGTGGAGATGTGTCGATATGACCCGCTTCAGGACAACACTGGAGAGGTCGTGGCTGTGAAGAAACTCCAGCACAGCACTGCAGAGCACATACGAGACTTTGAGCGAGAAATTGAGATCCTGAAATCTCTGCAGCATGAGAACATCGTCAAGTACAAAGGCGTTTGCTACAGTGCAG GAAGACGAAATCTCTGTCTCGTCATGGAGTATCTGCCCTTTGGAAGTCTGCGAGATTACCTCATGAAAAACAAGGAGAGGATCGACCACAAGAAGCTTGCGCATTACATGTCACAGATTTGCAAG GGTATGGAGTACCTGTCAAGTAAGCGTTATATCCACAGAGACCTGGCAACACGAAATATCCTCGTGGAGAGTGAGCTGAGAGTTAAGATTGGAGATTTTGGCCTCACCAAAGTTCTGCCTCAGGATAAAGAGTACTACATGGTCAAAGAGCCAGGGGAGAGTCCCATATTCTG GTATGCCCCTGAGTCGTTGACTGAGAGCAAGTTCTCTGTGGCGTCAGATGTCTGGAGCTTTGGAGTGGTCCTTTATGAGCTCTTCACCCACAGCGACAAGAACTCCAGCCCTCCTGCA gtttttatgtCCATGATGGGAAATGACAAGCAGGGACAGCTGATCGTCTATCACCTCATTGAGCTCCTCAAATCGGGCAGCAGGCTGCCTCAACCTCTGGGGTGTCCCACAGAG ATACATGAGATCATGGAGGAGTGCTGGGACGACGACCCCGGCTTGCGTCCTTCTTTCAAGGAGCTCGCCCTGCGCATCGACCTGTTCAGGGACAGTAAGGAGTTTTAG